One window from the genome of Phycisphaerales bacterium encodes:
- a CDS encoding prepilin-type N-terminal cleavage/methylation domain-containing protein, translating to MTHRPRTTCTDRRNAFTLIELLVVIAIIALLIGILLPALGQARLVARQVKDATQVRGTAQGMAVWAQSHNETYPRPSQVDRNDATVTATEDEFKDNTGNILSLMIYNGHVPVELLVSPAEVSDRIQVDPGYEDKLPKAAIDPEFAVFDPGFAGVPSERSGSAGGPARRLDGQVGFTSYAHSAPFGDREKMWASTNESGEALIGNRGPTYGGDPGDWYLAPGLFGKQSKTLLIHGRKNQWSGNIAYNDMRVIYEQRPDPQSLTFVFREYDKPTQADNLFVNEDDVRGSPAQPDQRLGVGENAFLRAYKNVRREGSVLIADPFWD from the coding sequence ATGACGCATCGACCACGCACGACATGCACGGACCGCCGCAACGCGTTTACGCTGATCGAGCTGCTGGTGGTCATCGCGATCATCGCGCTGCTGATCGGCATCCTGCTGCCCGCGCTGGGCCAGGCGCGGCTCGTCGCCCGACAGGTGAAGGACGCCACGCAGGTTCGGGGAACGGCGCAGGGCATGGCCGTGTGGGCCCAGTCCCACAACGAGACCTATCCGCGGCCGAGCCAGGTCGATCGCAACGACGCAACCGTCACGGCCACCGAAGACGAGTTCAAGGACAACACGGGCAACATCCTGTCGCTGATGATCTACAACGGACACGTGCCCGTCGAACTCTTGGTGAGCCCGGCCGAGGTCAGTGACCGGATCCAGGTCGATCCGGGATACGAGGACAAGCTGCCCAAGGCCGCGATCGATCCGGAGTTCGCCGTGTTCGATCCGGGCTTCGCGGGCGTGCCGAGCGAACGCTCGGGCAGCGCCGGCGGGCCCGCGCGCCGGCTGGACGGGCAGGTCGGTTTCACGTCGTACGCGCACTCGGCACCCTTCGGCGATCGCGAGAAGATGTGGGCGTCGACCAACGAGTCGGGCGAGGCCCTCATCGGCAACCGCGGGCCGACCTATGGCGGCGACCCGGGCGACTGGTACCTCGCGCCGGGCTTGTTTGGCAAGCAGAGCAAGACGCTGCTCATCCACGGCCGCAAGAACCAGTGGTCGGGCAACATCGCCTACAACGACATGCGCGTGATCTACGAGCAGCGGCCCGATCCGCAGTCGCTGACGTTCGTGTTCCGCGAGTATGACAAGCCCACCCAGGCGGACAACCTGTTCGTAAACGAGGACGACGTGCGAGGATCGCCCGCCCAGCCCGACCAACGTTTGGGCGTGGGCGAGAACGCCTTCCTGCGTGCGTACAAGAACGTACGCCGAGAGGGTTCGGTCCTGATCGCCGACCCCTTCTGGGACTGA
- a CDS encoding prepilin-type N-terminal cleavage/methylation domain-containing protein has protein sequence MKTIKNRKAFTLIELLVVIAIIALLIGILLPALGKARATARQLKDSTQVRGIVQAMAIWAQNNQEQYPIPSRVDRNGDTLGGPSPTPDFSKDTTGNALSLLIFNGFFPTELAISPAEAGDVELMEDYESANPSEAQTPESALWDPRFRGTTFDDNDGVSYPQGTSGPSNNSYAQIPYFGARNRIWSNTFSSTDAILGNRGPGYELDGSGETGTWRLIEDSDFGDRSVTLLIHGSKTQWAGNTGYNDQHVEFHTRPDPENLTFTFTGSGGGSSTAFTRPDNLFVSENDETGAAASGRPSATEHTIRSTSTGGTQALDMNNNYLRPVGTVTRAGITYTVQVWVD, from the coding sequence ATGAAGACGATCAAGAATCGCAAGGCGTTTACGCTGATCGAGCTGCTGGTGGTCATCGCGATCATCGCGCTGCTGATCGGCATCCTGCTGCCGGCCCTGGGCAAGGCTCGCGCCACCGCCCGCCAGCTGAAGGATTCGACCCAGGTCCGTGGCATCGTTCAGGCCATGGCCATCTGGGCCCAGAACAACCAGGAGCAGTACCCCATCCCGAGCCGCGTCGACCGCAACGGCGACACGCTGGGTGGCCCTTCGCCGACCCCTGACTTCAGCAAGGACACCACGGGCAACGCCCTGTCGCTGCTGATCTTCAACGGCTTCTTCCCCACCGAGCTCGCGATCAGCCCGGCCGAGGCCGGCGACGTCGAGCTGATGGAAGACTACGAGAGCGCCAACCCGTCCGAGGCCCAGACGCCCGAGTCGGCGCTGTGGGACCCGCGCTTCCGCGGCACGACCTTCGACGACAACGACGGCGTCTCGTACCCGCAGGGCACCAGCGGCCCGAGCAACAACTCGTACGCCCAGATCCCCTACTTCGGCGCTCGCAACCGCATCTGGAGCAACACGTTCAGCTCGACCGATGCGATCCTGGGCAACCGCGGTCCTGGCTACGAGCTCGACGGCTCCGGCGAGACCGGCACCTGGCGCCTCATCGAGGACAGCGACTTCGGTGATCGCTCGGTCACCCTGCTGATCCACGGCTCGAAGACGCAGTGGGCCGGCAACACTGGCTACAACGACCAGCACGTCGAGTTCCACACCCGTCCCGACCCCGAGAACCTGACCTTCACGTTCACGGGCAGCGGCGGCGGCTCCAGCACCGCCTTCACCCGTCCCGACAACCTGTTCGTGTCGGAGAACGACGAGACCGGCGCTGCCGCCAGCGGTCGCCCGTCCGCCACCGAGCACACCATCCGCTCGACGAGCACCGGTGGTACGCAGGCTCTGGACATGAACAACAACTACCTCCGCCCGGTTGGCACCGTCACGCGTGCGGGCATCACCTACACGGTCCAGGTGTGGGTCGACTAA
- a CDS encoding AMP-binding protein has product MSIQWSLLRSLVRHGRKTLVVDDRSSYSGLKILAASYFVASEIERRCNTDTVGVMLPTSGGFPIAALAGWMHGKTVVPLNYLLKQEELQYVVDHCGCDTIVTAGPMLDFLGYEPRCKHLIRLEEVNFKGVPELRWPARSSMDDLAVLLYTSGTSGRPKGVMLTHDNLLSNIRQIDRFVQFTRDNHTFLSVLPQFHSFGLTVMTLLPLLLGQRVVYTARFVPQAVVKLFREHQPTVFVGIPSMYGALLTVKSALPEDFAKIRYAVSGGEPLPQDIFRRFQERFGVAIHEGYGLTETSPVTHWCRPTEFRAHCVGLPLPEVEQRITCVERGRTLRPGEDGEIRVRGPNVMKGYYKQQTETARVFDGEGFLRTGDIGHVDEAGRLLITGRLKEMIIVGGENVFPREIEEVLNHHPDVHASGVTSRMCPTRGEEIVAFIEPEEGATPDAMALKGWCKDKLAGYKVPREIRVIEALPRNPTGKIMRRELKAVLEREAAATVSA; this is encoded by the coding sequence TTGAGCATCCAATGGTCGCTGCTGCGGAGCCTGGTCCGCCACGGACGAAAGACGCTGGTGGTCGATGACCGCTCGAGCTACTCGGGCCTGAAGATCCTGGCTGCGAGCTACTTCGTGGCGTCGGAGATCGAACGCCGCTGCAACACCGACACCGTGGGCGTCATGCTGCCGACGAGCGGCGGATTCCCGATCGCCGCCCTGGCGGGCTGGATGCACGGCAAGACCGTCGTACCGCTCAACTACCTGCTGAAGCAGGAAGAACTGCAGTACGTCGTCGATCACTGCGGCTGCGACACGATCGTGACGGCGGGCCCGATGCTCGACTTCCTGGGCTACGAGCCCCGGTGCAAGCACCTGATCAGGCTCGAGGAAGTGAACTTCAAGGGCGTGCCCGAGCTGCGCTGGCCGGCCCGATCGAGCATGGATGACCTGGCCGTGCTGCTGTATACCTCGGGCACCAGCGGCCGGCCCAAGGGCGTGATGCTCACGCACGACAACCTGCTGAGCAACATCCGGCAGATCGATCGATTCGTGCAGTTCACCCGCGACAACCACACGTTCCTGAGCGTGCTGCCGCAGTTCCATAGCTTCGGGCTCACGGTCATGACGCTGCTGCCGCTGCTGCTGGGCCAGCGGGTGGTGTACACGGCCCGCTTCGTGCCGCAGGCGGTCGTGAAGCTCTTCCGCGAGCACCAGCCGACGGTGTTCGTGGGCATCCCGTCGATGTACGGTGCCTTGCTCACCGTCAAGTCGGCGTTGCCCGAAGACTTCGCGAAGATCCGCTACGCCGTCTCGGGCGGCGAGCCGCTGCCCCAAGACATCTTCCGGCGATTCCAGGAGCGCTTCGGCGTGGCCATCCACGAGGGATACGGCCTGACCGAGACCAGCCCGGTGACGCACTGGTGCCGGCCGACGGAGTTCCGGGCCCACTGCGTGGGGCTGCCGCTACCCGAGGTCGAGCAACGCATCACCTGCGTCGAGCGCGGCCGCACCCTCCGGCCGGGCGAGGACGGCGAGATCCGCGTACGCGGGCCCAACGTCATGAAGGGCTACTACAAGCAGCAGACCGAGACGGCCCGCGTGTTCGACGGCGAGGGGTTCTTGCGCACGGGCGACATCGGCCACGTCGACGAGGCCGGCCGCCTGCTCATTACGGGGCGGCTGAAGGAGATGATAATCGTCGGAGGCGAGAACGTCTTTCCGCGCGAGATCGAGGAGGTGCTCAACCATCATCCCGATGTGCACGCTTCGGGCGTCACCAGCCGCATGTGCCCGACGCGCGGCGAGGAGATCGTCGCCTTCATCGAGCCCGAGGAGGGCGCGACGCCCGATGCGATGGCCCTCAAGGGCTGGTGCAAGGACAAGCTTGCGGGCTACAAGGTGCCGCGCGAGATCCGCGTGATCGAGGCCCTGCCGCGGAACCCGACGGGCAAGATCATGCGGCGGGAGCTCAAGGCCGTGCTGGAGCGCGAGGCGGCGGCTACCGTGTCGGCCTGA
- the phrB gene encoding deoxyribodipyrimidine photo-lyase, with protein sequence MRPLMWFRADLRTRDNTALSAACTAASKGVLAVFTICPKQWREHDWGDMKVDFLRRNLEELHEGLQSRNIALKFIERDSFDGIEDDLLELAKEHHCNALFFNEEYEVNERKRDAAVAAAFAKAGLSVRSFHDQTCVPPGELRTKEDKPYTVYSPFKRKWYQHFKDGLVPKAQGLAKKQPEMVSSSDAVPDSLGDFDADAGRPDLWKAGEDHALSRLRSFIEGRLDPYKEERDYPAINGTSTISPYLAIGAVSPRQCIEAALDANNGKIDGGSKGAVHWMSEVIWREFYRQILVAFPRVSKHRAFNKKYDIPWRDDAEAKGQFSAWCQGKTGYPIVDAAMRQLNQTGWMHNRSRMAVAMFLSKDLLIDWRWGERYFMEHLVDGDLASNNGGWQWSAATGTDAAPYFRIFNPISQSKKFDPDGEYIRTFVDELSDVKGDDIHAPWEQEGLLDDTGYPERIVDHHVARERALKAFKVES encoded by the coding sequence ATGCGACCCCTGATGTGGTTCCGCGCCGACCTGCGAACCCGCGATAACACGGCCCTCAGCGCTGCCTGCACGGCTGCCTCCAAGGGCGTGCTCGCCGTCTTCACGATCTGCCCCAAGCAGTGGCGCGAGCACGACTGGGGCGACATGAAGGTCGACTTCCTCCGCCGCAACCTCGAGGAGTTGCACGAGGGTCTCCAGTCCCGCAACATCGCGCTGAAGTTCATCGAGCGAGACTCGTTCGATGGCATCGAAGACGACCTGCTCGAACTCGCCAAGGAGCACCACTGCAACGCGCTCTTCTTCAATGAGGAGTACGAGGTCAACGAGCGCAAGCGCGATGCGGCGGTGGCCGCGGCCTTCGCCAAGGCCGGGCTCTCGGTCCGCAGCTTCCACGACCAGACCTGCGTCCCGCCGGGCGAGCTCCGCACGAAGGAAGACAAGCCCTACACCGTCTACTCGCCCTTCAAGCGCAAGTGGTACCAGCACTTCAAGGACGGGCTCGTCCCCAAGGCCCAGGGCCTCGCCAAGAAACAGCCCGAGATGGTGTCGTCGTCCGACGCCGTCCCGGACTCGCTGGGCGACTTCGACGCCGACGCCGGCCGTCCGGACCTCTGGAAGGCCGGCGAAGACCACGCCTTGTCGCGCCTGCGGAGCTTCATCGAGGGCCGCCTCGATCCGTACAAGGAAGAACGCGATTACCCCGCCATCAACGGCACCAGCACCATCAGCCCCTACCTCGCGATCGGCGCCGTCTCGCCCCGCCAGTGCATCGAGGCGGCGCTGGACGCCAACAACGGAAAGATCGACGGCGGAAGCAAGGGTGCCGTGCATTGGATGAGCGAGGTCATCTGGCGTGAGTTCTACCGCCAGATCCTCGTCGCGTTCCCGCGCGTCAGCAAGCATCGCGCATTCAACAAGAAGTACGACATCCCCTGGCGGGACGACGCCGAGGCCAAGGGCCAGTTCTCCGCGTGGTGCCAGGGCAAGACGGGCTACCCCATCGTCGATGCCGCCATGCGGCAGCTCAACCAGACCGGCTGGATGCACAATCGCTCGCGCATGGCCGTCGCCATGTTCCTCTCCAAGGACCTGCTCATCGACTGGCGCTGGGGCGAGCGATACTTCATGGAACACTTGGTAGATGGCGACCTGGCCAGCAACAACGGCGGCTGGCAGTGGTCGGCCGCCACCGGCACCGATGCCGCCCCCTACTTCCGCATCTTCAACCCCATTAGCCAGAGCAAGAAGTTCGACCCCGACGGCGAGTACATCCGCACGTTCGTCGACGAGCTGTCGGACGTCAAGGGCGATGACATCCACGCACCGTGGGAACAGGAAGGACTGCTCGACGACACGGGCTACCCCGAGCGCATCGTCGACCACCACGTAGCCCGCGAGCGCGCACTCAAGGCGTTCAAGGTCGAGAGCTAG
- the fsa gene encoding fructose-6-phosphate aldolase, whose amino-acid sequence MELYIDTANLDQIRQAHEMGVLDGVTTNPTLIAKEGVDYGQRLKEICEVVSGPVSAEVIATKFDEMLAEGKDRAGIAENIVVKLPSTVDGLRACKALSDEGIRTNMTLCFQSLQALMVAKAGAYLVSPFIGRIDDIGEDGMELIVKIRQIYDNYGLATKILAASIRHPNHLLQCAMVGADVATVPFDVIGKVMNHPLTDSGLERFLADYKKAFG is encoded by the coding sequence GTGGAACTGTACATCGACACCGCCAACCTCGACCAGATCCGCCAGGCCCACGAGATGGGCGTGCTCGACGGCGTCACGACCAATCCGACGCTCATCGCCAAGGAGGGCGTCGACTACGGCCAGCGCCTGAAAGAGATCTGTGAGGTCGTTTCGGGCCCGGTCTCGGCAGAAGTCATCGCGACGAAGTTCGACGAGATGCTGGCCGAGGGCAAGGACCGCGCGGGCATCGCCGAGAACATCGTGGTGAAGCTGCCCAGCACCGTCGACGGCCTGCGCGCGTGCAAGGCGCTCAGCGACGAGGGCATCCGCACGAACATGACGCTGTGCTTCCAGTCGCTCCAGGCCCTCATGGTCGCCAAGGCGGGAGCGTACCTGGTGAGCCCGTTCATCGGCCGTATCGACGACATCGGCGAGGACGGCATGGAGTTGATCGTCAAGATCCGCCAGATCTACGACAACTACGGGCTTGCCACCAAGATTCTGGCGGCGTCGATCCGCCACCCCAACCACCTGCTGCAGTGCGCGATGGTGGGGGCCGACGTGGCGACCGTGCCCTTCGACGTCATCGGCAAGGTCATGAACCACCCGCTGACCGACTCGGGGCTCGAGCGATTCCTGGCGGACTACAAGAAGGCGTTCGGCTGA
- a CDS encoding RidA family protein, which translates to MSQNPNFHQILTDLGIELPKPPPAVASYVPVRVDGNHAYVSGQLPFVDGALPQTGRVGVDLSLEQAQGLARTCAVNALAALHAYAGGLDNIAGIVRVGIYVACGPDFTDHPKVGNGASELFQQVFGEHGRHARAAVGCTSLPLASPVEVEVMARLKRPVE; encoded by the coding sequence ATGTCGCAAAACCCGAACTTTCACCAGATTCTCACCGACCTCGGCATCGAACTGCCCAAGCCACCGCCGGCGGTCGCGTCCTACGTGCCGGTCCGCGTCGACGGCAATCACGCCTACGTAAGCGGCCAACTTCCCTTCGTCGACGGGGCCCTGCCCCAGACCGGCCGCGTCGGCGTCGACCTGAGCCTCGAGCAGGCCCAGGGACTGGCGCGCACCTGCGCCGTCAACGCCCTGGCGGCCCTGCACGCGTACGCCGGCGGGCTGGACAACATCGCCGGCATCGTGCGCGTGGGCATCTACGTCGCGTGCGGCCCCGACTTCACCGACCACCCGAAGGTCGGCAACGGCGCGAGCGAACTCTTCCAGCAGGTGTTCGGCGAGCACGGCCGCCACGCACGCGCCGCGGTGGGCTGCACCTCGCTGCCCTTAGCTTCGCCCGTCGAGGTCGAGGTGATGGCGCGCTTGAAGCGTCCCGTCGAGTAA
- a CDS encoding SPOR domain-containing protein, with translation MVDQPLTKPTASRAACTLVLMLAALTLTACASGGGQSSYREYYEAGQYRAALARAQATEGRPGGNSDAALVAGLSAEALRDDATARAWLQPIARGSGDRAARAQAGLALIELRTGDPLRAARQLEAASAQLTGTDSREAARVAAQAYEQAGRQSDADRMRRRSAGTFEPATPGDATFVAGGFTLQLGAYSTRSRATQRLTEVRSAARTSGLGEPRIEMAARDGRVLYLVHVGRFRTAGDAERARRTLGVSSIVASAI, from the coding sequence ATGGTAGACCAACCACTAACTAAGCCGACGGCCAGCCGGGCGGCATGCACGCTGGTCCTGATGCTCGCGGCCCTGACGCTAACGGCGTGTGCCAGCGGCGGCGGCCAGTCCTCCTACCGCGAGTACTACGAGGCCGGTCAGTACCGCGCCGCGCTGGCGCGTGCCCAGGCGACCGAGGGCCGGCCTGGCGGCAACTCCGACGCCGCCCTCGTCGCAGGCCTGAGTGCCGAGGCCCTGCGCGACGATGCGACCGCCCGGGCGTGGCTCCAGCCCATCGCCCGGGGCTCGGGAGACCGGGCCGCCCGGGCCCAGGCCGGGCTGGCGCTCATCGAGCTGCGCACGGGAGACCCACTCCGGGCCGCACGCCAGCTCGAGGCCGCCAGCGCCCAACTCACCGGGACCGATTCGCGCGAGGCCGCGCGCGTCGCGGCCCAGGCCTACGAGCAGGCCGGCCGGCAGAGCGATGCCGACCGCATGCGCCGCCGGTCGGCCGGCACCTTCGAGCCGGCAACGCCCGGCGACGCCACCTTCGTCGCCGGCGGCTTCACGCTGCAGCTTGGCGCCTACAGCACGCGCAGCCGAGCGACGCAACGGCTGACCGAAGTGCGCTCGGCCGCGCGCACCAGCGGCCTGGGCGAACCCCGCATCGAAATGGCCGCCCGCGACGGCCGCGTGCTCTACCTCGTGCACGTCGGTCGATTCCGCACGGCGGGCGATGCGGAGCGCGCCCGCCGTACGCTCGGCGTCTCGTCGATCGTCGCCAGCGCCATCTAG